In Mesoplodon densirostris isolate mMesDen1 chromosome 2, mMesDen1 primary haplotype, whole genome shotgun sequence, the DNA window GGCGttctatgtgtacatatatatgagtGCACATAATAATTGCATTTTTTATGATGAACAGATTATACAAACTGTTTTGtacctcattttttttcactttactaTATATCTTCAAGTTGttctatatttatacatataaaccTCCACTGTCAATTTATTTACTGGCTACATAGTATTCCAGTATATGTACATGGAAAATGTATATTACCAATTTATATAGATGGACATTTAAGTAGTTTCCAATCTTTTGCCATTAAAAGGGATGCCTCAACGGGCctcttgtatgtatgtatgtatatatacatatatatgattttgCACACATATATTTCCTAAAAGTGAACATGCTATATCAAAGTGTCCATGCATTTATTCTATCTAATGTGGGCCAAGCATTGATATTTTCTAGTAatcactttttatatttaaagatttGCTGAATGAAAGTGAAAAGCATTCACACCAAACATAGGCCAGAGCatgtacatatattatatatctataatttctttaaaaggagAGCTACTTCTTTTTAAATAGGGAGCTCACACCACTCACAATATGCCCAAGAAGTTTGCCTGGAGTGCACAATAGTGAAGAGATCTCTTTGCCAAATTTGTCCAAGGCTAGTGCCAGCCAGGAAGTATCATCATCTTTAGTATTATCAAtcatatttttcaaatgatttatCTCTGCATTCATCTCCTCAGATTTCTTTCTAAATCCTTCTTTAAGCAGAGCTTCCtggacctaaaaaaaaaaaaaaaaaagtgagaaggaaagtaaaactttttaaatcCCCATTTTTTTTCAAGGATTACATTTTGtcaaactttaaaactttgcAAACTATCTTTGTTTCACTGCTAAAATTGTTCTTTCTTACTCAGTCATGAAAGGAGAATTTTGTAACACAGAATATCTACTGGTTTGGACCTGAACACTAAGAGAAAGTATAGTTTACAGCCTTACTAATATTCACATACCATTGGGTTTTGCCAAAAAGCTAAGCCTGACATGAGGACAAATATATGTTCCAGCCAAAAAATGAGAGGTGAGAGGTAACCTTGGTCTGATTGCACTAATTCTCAGTCCCACTCAAGATGGTGCAGTCATCCAAATCATAGAAATCTGTTATAAACACATCCAGATGGACAGCGAGAGAATTCCCTCTATGCCACATGATAGCTTGGGTGTCTATCCACACCTGGAGACAATGCAGCAAGTTTAGAAGCCGTTGCCTCTCTATGTTTTTAAGTCTGGACATTTCCAATAGTTTTATGACAGCATAGATCTACCTCAGGGTCTTTGGGTGGTAGCAAGGTTCCTGGTAATTGGCAGTGATCCTGGTAAAGCAAACCAGTTGCTGCTCATATCAAATATATGTGGTTGGAATATCTGTTTAATGAAGCCTCATgagatcatttaaaaattctcaaaatggaTATCAAAACACTATTTATATTCTCCAAGGGATTGGAGGAGCCATAATCATGCTGAACTCTCCTGAGTCTACTTATAGAGTAGAATTCAAAGGCTTAGGAAGGATTCAAAGGCTTCAGGGTTTTAATAAATCACAAGCAGTACATGGCAGTGGTGCTTCCCTCCATAGTCTTGCTGTAACCTTCGCCCATCCCTTCCTGATGTACAAGGGTAATGACCGTCAAGCACTACTAAGGCCACAGCCTGACCTACCTTCAGCTTATGCTCCAACATCATATTCTGCTCTCTCAGTAGGTTTTCTCTTCCCCTCGCCAGCTTCTCTGTCAGCTGGGCTATGTTTTCCTGGAGACTCCTCTGTCGTGCTTCCATCTGCTGCTCCAGTTCCTGCAGTTTCTGTGTCAGCAGCTCCTGTTCCCTCTCAGCTGTCTCCCTCCTGGCCCGCTCCTCTGCCCCAAGAAGGTTTTAGAGAGGAATGAAAATAAGGTAAGGACTGATCTCTACCCTCCTGACCTCAGAGACCAAATAAAATTGGAAACAGAGGTAGGAAATCTCTGAAATCCGCCCCCCGTGTCCACACCACCAAGAGCACATTTCAGAATGTGATGGGAGAGGCTCTGTCTGGCTGACATCCAACCATGTTCAACCACAACTCCCCTTGCTGTTTTTGGATGTAGCAGAGTTGTTCCACAGATGGAGAAGAGGCTCCTTCTTCCTTATCAGGAAGGTTTTACTCTCACACCGGTCAGAGGGAACTGCAGGACCGCCAGAGCCCTACTCCGTACCTACTATAGCCTTCTCCCCATCAGTGAGGGCTTTATCTGCTTGCAGGATGGATTTCTCTATTGCCACCTGTGACAGCAGAAAGCTCTGGAGGACTTCGTTTGCCTGAGGGACCAAGAAGGAGCACAGAACTTACAATTCCACTGAGGAGATTAGTGCTGCAAAAACAAGTATGTCCATGtaatttttgcttcatgtttAAAATTCTACAGTGGTTCACTACAAGCCTAAGCTCCTCACAGCGACCTGTCTTCCTCCAGTATCTAGCCCCATGCTACTTCCTTCTACTCACTCCAGATTCCAGCCAGTCAGAACTATGTTCAGTTCTACAAACCCAGGATGTCTGGTGCTTTTATATATTTCTCTTCCCAATGTGAAATACTGCCTCTAAAATGTGCTGCTGTTTTCCTCTGCTACTTGCTGTCTGTAACTTTAGGCAAGTTAGTTTAACCTGCTAAGCCTCTCTGTTCAGATCTTTAAAATGTTGACAATAAGGGTAGATGCTTCTTAATGTTATTTGAAGGATTAAAGAGTCTAGCGAAAGAGCTTAGCATTATGGCTATAGGCAATAACAGTTCAAAATATGTCAGCTGCAttcttattatcattattacttttttattattacatttgttacTATTACTTATGTAGGCCATTTTCGCAAGTTCACAAGTGTTATAACTTTGTATGCAATTATCTGTGTATTGGACTTCCTCTCTTGTGATCAGCCTTGAGTACAAAGACTCTGATTTGTAAATCGTCTGCACTTGGCACATCAAAAAGCACGTTGTTGGATGAAGAAATGAACAATTTCTGTTCCGTCTCGTGAATTTTAGAAATCCATAGTCATTTTGTGGGAATGGACATTTCTCCTCAGGAATAAAGAACATTGTATGGACCTCAAGAGCTAAAGCTGTCATGATATGCCCATGTTCTCTCATTACCCACACCTGGTGCTGTGCTCTCAGATTTTCAGGAAACCCCCTTGACTCTATTCTGTAGACTCCCCATGCTCCCCTTATCCCTCACCTTCACTCCTTTCCTGGGCACTTGGCAATAGTCCCTTTTAAGCATTTCCTTTGCTTCCCTGTAAAGTTCATGACCTCCAGGAACAGAAAAAGTGCCTGCTGAAATATTTTCCATTAGGGCCTTGGAAAGCTCATGAAGTTTAGCCTGGCAGTATTTGACAGATGCCTGTTCATTCTGCAGCAAGAAACCCTCCTTCTTATCCTTTATGATTTCCTGCAAGGGAAATGTAGAGAGATGTCACCAGAAGCAAGGAACAGAAGAGATACATTTTCAAGGACTCTGGTAGAAGGACTGGTCTGACTGTGGTCCTCATGGGGAAAGCATTCTGTTGGAGTACAGGGAATAAAATAGCAATCACAAGATTTGATCTACTCACAATCTTGAAAACTCTCTGTAAGACCATAGGAAAGTTTCTTAGCCTCCCTTCAGGTTCTTCATCTGAAATGTTGGAGTTACCTTATCTAATCTCTGTGGTTCCTTGCATCTGTAACATTCAGTGATTCTATATTCAATGATACAAGGAGCAACCTAAGTTGAAAATGGCCTGGAATGAGGGGCTGATAAGAGAAATTTTGGTTGCTGGTCATGGGAATGTgttcacaggaaaagaaaccagCTTAAGAATAACTTTTGGGTGCTCTGGACAGCCTTGGAATCCACAGAAGTATTTACTTTACGAGATATCTATACTGATTTTACATCAGAGATGAGAGACATTTCCGGATAAACTGCTTGAGGTTTggcagaaaaaagaaggaaatgtagTCCTTTGAAGCCCTATCCCTGATGGGAACACAGCTTTATCCTTGAGAGAGGGATAAGCCATGGGTTCAATAAAGGCTCTGCTAGGCTTTTGACAGATGCCTCTTCATTCTGTCATATTCTCCCCTTCTTCAAGAGGAGGGCACAAATAGTAAATACTAAGAGAAATTACCACAAGATTCTTCTGGAATTCCTGATTTTCATCCTTGAAGGAACGCTCCATGAAGATTGCAATGGCTTCCCTCTCACAGGATGCGTGCACCTCCAGAAGCTCCTGGAGCGTGTCCGTGGGGAGCCTCAGTCGCTGAGTCATCTGCTCACTGTAGTGGTCGGCTGCCTTCTGCACGGCCGCTGAGTTCTCCAGCTGGGCCAGAGTTGTCACTGCGTTCTCCAAACAAGGTACAGCTCCAGTATTGATGGTATCCACATAGGTCACAACCAGAGTACTCAGACCTGAATAAGCCAGGACATTTAAGGGATAAATATTAAGTTATCAGTCAATAGGCACCAGGATTCTGAGGCTACATTTCTaaggtctcacacacacacacacacacacacacacacacacacacacacacaccacttccCCCTTCTACTATCCCTAGCTTCATTTTCCTACTGACTCTTCATTTTTATGGTTTTCCAGCCCACAgggctgaaaaaaataaaaaattttcctGCATGTAAAATACTAGGGGATATCTGAAATATTGAAAGCAAGATAGATTACAGAGGTACTGAGATGAGACAGGGTATATCAGATTATATCAGATTATATTTATTCCCAATTCTGGGGCTTTGAATGGATTTTTCAGTGATTTATgggctaatatttatttttggaccACTGTAAATgcccaaaatattttttgtattctcCTTGTGAAGAACACTTACTATACAAGACTTCCCCTGAGAAaatggaattttgtttttatacccagatagtgaatttttttcttagtgtaGGAATTTTTCAGATAAGTGGAAGCCACAGATTTCAGTGACAAAACTTGCAATTTGGGGGGGAGATTTTTAAATCTCTGAGAGTAagataagtataaaatatacacatttctTCATGGAGTATGAATGTCTGTAAAACCTAAATTCCATACGGAATCACACAAAACTACTgaaaaacacatatataaaatattcaattgTCCCATGGAAATGGGAAAAGAGTCTCACGGTTCCCAGTGACTGTGATTCCCTCTCTGAGGGTCTTGGCTTTTGCATTGGTGAAGATGTAAGAACagaaattgtttgtttgttccagGAATTTAGGATCCAGTTGGCCTTCAGACACATTCTCAATATCAGCTAGAAGTTCTTTGTTATTTGTTGGCCGGTCAAAGACAAAACATTTCCGTGTTGGAAAGAAATGCCTGATACACTCTCTGGGTAGATTTGATGTTTGGGCTTTGGGATTCTTGCCTGCGggacagaaaaagagagattaGACTGGGAAGAGTCTTGGGACAAGGGAGCTAATGGTTTTTATGACAGGGATTTGTGTATCTTTGCTGTCTTCTATGTTTATAACTCCTTTAACATAGACATTCAGTACTTCTATGCACATTAAACTTATACCAATGATGTAACTCTGGAGAGATATTTGGGGAGACTTCTGATCCAGTAAAAGAAACCTATGGCTGGTATCCCCAGACCTGCACATGGTAGAGTAATTGTCTATTAGATGTTTACTGAACTAATGGCTAAAAGAATGAAAGGTCAAGTGTAACTTTTTGCTCCACTTAATCTCATGTAGGAATGGAGCTGCCGGACTAAAACGAAGAGCCACAAAAAAGGGATAATGAACAATATCAGGAATATTAGGAATGACACCAGATTATTTAGGGAAAATGATTTTGATGCTAAAAAGTAATTGGTACAGAGTTAGCTAATTTTTAGTAAAAAACACTGAAGGGTAAATGTacctaaaatgtaattttaagatGTCACCACTAATCAATAACCTCTTTGACATAAAGGATTATATTTGATCTGACAGTTGTCTTCTCCCGCCTAGCcaatttctcaataaatatttaaagaaagcataaacagaaaaatgaaaacaaaaaggaataaaccAGAATTGATATATCTTTCAAGATTTCATCAGATATACCCACTGTAAATGTAAcccattaaaataatttattaatttgtaaTTAAAGCATGGGTAAATATATGGGAATTAGGAGAAAGCTGTGATATGGAATGTAAAATGAATGTTCTAAAAATTATTGCAAATATCGAAAAGGCATAGATCGAAAAGACACACACTTCTTCAGGATTACTTAGAACATAAAGTCATTTTGTAGATGATATACTATACAGGATTAGAAAGTTCCCtctttgagaaaaataatacCTAACTATGTGAAATGCACTTTTTTTCCCATTAGattgacttttcattttaatttcatgtcTAACAAGTATCTTGTCAGTTGTTTCCTCAACAAAAAAAGCAGAAGCCAAAATAGGGAACTCAGGTGTCTGGTCTTTAGAAGATTTAGCACCCATTGTAATCTGGATGC includes these proteins:
- the GBP6 gene encoding guanylate-binding protein 6, coding for MASGPNMMDPICLVENDNELLSVNQEALQILEKISQPLVVVAIVGLYRTGKSYLMNRLTGQNHGFPLGSTVQSKTKGIWMWCVPHPSKSDHTLVLLDTEGLGDVEKGDPKNDSWIFALAVLLCSSFVYNSMSTINHQALEQLHYVTELTELIRAKSSSRPGVVEDSTEFVSFFPDFIWTVRDFTLELMLNGHPITEDEYLENALKLIPGKNPKAQTSNLPRECIRHFFPTRKCFVFDRPTNNKELLADIENVSEGQLDPKFLEQTNNFCSYIFTNAKAKTLREGITVTGNRLSTLVVTYVDTINTGAVPCLENAVTTLAQLENSAAVQKAADHYSEQMTQRLRLPTDTLQELLEVHASCEREAIAIFMERSFKDENQEFQKNLVEIIKDKKEGFLLQNEQASVKYCQAKLHELSKALMENISAGTFSVPGGHELYREAKEMLKRDYCQVPRKGVKANEVLQSFLLSQVAIEKSILQADKALTDGEKAIVEERARRETAEREQELLTQKLQELEQQMEARQRSLQENIAQLTEKLARGRENLLREQNMMLEHKLKVQEALLKEGFRKKSEEMNAEINHLKNMIDNTKDDDTSWLALALDKFGKEISSLLCTPGKLLGHIVSGVSSLFKKK